A stretch of the Thermus thermophilus genome encodes the following:
- the hslU gene encoding ATP-dependent protease ATPase subunit HslU, translating to MNLTPAEIVRELSKHIVGQEAAKRAVAVALRNRYRRKKLPPEIAREVTPKNILMIGPTGVGKTEIARRLARLAGAPFVKVEATKFTEVGYVGRDVDSIVRDLAEASYGLVLEEMKKKVEEKALALAEEELATLLRTSVAEVRSGRLDGHFVEVQVEEEVALPFVGVLGGEAFGGMGEMLKGLLPKRPVRKRMTVKEAREVLKNQHAERLIDKEELKEEARRRAQEEGIVFIDEIDKIARREGAVGPDVSGEGVQRDLLPIVEGTVVSTRIGPISTEHVLFIAAGAFHVAKPSDLIPELQGRFPIRVELSPLGPEEFYRILKEPENSLIRQYTELLKADGTELVFEDEALWAIAKAAHRANQELEDIGARRLATVLEKVLEEVSFQTDLGRVEITRAYVEKRLEAVFASPDLTRFVL from the coding sequence ATGAACCTGACGCCCGCCGAGATCGTCCGGGAGCTCTCCAAGCACATCGTGGGCCAGGAGGCGGCCAAGCGCGCCGTGGCCGTGGCCTTAAGGAACCGCTACCGCCGCAAGAAGCTCCCCCCGGAGATCGCCCGGGAGGTCACCCCCAAGAACATCCTCATGATCGGGCCCACGGGGGTGGGGAAGACGGAGATCGCCCGCCGCCTCGCCCGCCTGGCCGGGGCCCCCTTCGTGAAGGTGGAGGCCACCAAGTTCACCGAGGTGGGGTACGTGGGCCGGGACGTGGACTCCATCGTCCGCGACCTGGCGGAGGCGAGCTATGGGCTCGTGCTGGAGGAGATGAAGAAGAAGGTGGAGGAAAAGGCCCTGGCCCTCGCCGAGGAGGAGCTCGCCACCCTGCTTCGCACCTCGGTGGCCGAGGTGCGCTCGGGCCGCCTGGACGGCCACTTCGTGGAGGTCCAGGTGGAGGAGGAGGTGGCCCTCCCCTTCGTGGGGGTCCTGGGAGGGGAGGCCTTCGGGGGGATGGGGGAGATGCTCAAAGGCCTCCTTCCCAAGCGGCCCGTGCGCAAGCGGATGACGGTGAAGGAGGCCCGGGAGGTGCTCAAGAACCAGCACGCCGAGCGCCTTATAGACAAGGAGGAGCTCAAGGAAGAGGCGAGGCGCCGCGCCCAGGAGGAGGGGATCGTCTTCATTGACGAGATTGACAAGATCGCCCGCCGGGAGGGCGCCGTGGGGCCGGACGTCTCCGGGGAAGGGGTGCAGCGGGACCTCCTCCCCATCGTGGAGGGGACGGTGGTCTCCACGAGGATTGGCCCCATCTCCACGGAGCACGTCCTCTTCATCGCCGCCGGGGCCTTCCACGTGGCCAAGCCCTCCGACCTGATCCCCGAGCTCCAGGGGCGGTTTCCCATCAGGGTGGAGCTTTCCCCCTTGGGCCCCGAGGAGTTCTACCGCATCCTCAAGGAGCCGGAGAACTCCCTCATCCGCCAGTACACGGAGCTCCTTAAGGCGGACGGCACGGAGCTCGTCTTTGAGGACGAGGCCCTTTGGGCCATCGCCAAGGCGGCCCACCGGGCGAACCAAGAGCTGGAGGACATCGGCGCAAGGCGGCTCGCCACGGTTTTGGAGAAGGTCCTGGAAGAGGTGAGCTTCCAAACGGACCTCGGCCGGGTGGAGATCACCCGGGCCTACGTGGAGAAGCGGCTGGAGGCGGTCTTCGCCTCCCCGGACCTCACCCGCTTCGTGCTGTGA
- the hslV gene encoding ATP-dependent protease subunit HslV, whose amino-acid sequence MPRGYLGGVEIHGTTILAVRKDGVTALAGDGQVTFGQTVLKRGAVKVRKLEVGEGVLVGFAGGVADALALLERFEERLKEAKGNLLKGAVETAKLWRTDRVLRHLQAMIVAADRESMVLLSGSGEVIAPEEPLLAVGSGGPYALAAAKALYRHTGLSAKEIATEALRIAAEVDLYTSGQVTVLTLGEA is encoded by the coding sequence ATGCCTCGAGGGTATCTTGGCGGCGTGGAGATTCACGGCACCACCATCCTCGCCGTCCGCAAGGACGGGGTCACCGCCCTCGCGGGGGACGGCCAGGTCACCTTCGGCCAGACCGTGCTCAAGCGGGGGGCGGTGAAGGTGCGGAAGCTGGAGGTGGGGGAGGGCGTCCTCGTGGGCTTCGCCGGGGGCGTGGCCGACGCCCTGGCCCTTCTGGAGCGCTTTGAGGAACGGCTCAAGGAGGCCAAGGGGAACCTCCTGAAAGGAGCGGTGGAGACCGCCAAGCTCTGGCGCACCGACCGGGTCCTCCGCCACCTCCAGGCCATGATCGTGGCCGCCGACCGGGAGAGCATGGTCCTCCTCTCGGGAAGCGGGGAGGTGATCGCCCCGGAGGAGCCCCTTTTGGCGGTGGGAAGTGGTGGCCCCTACGCTCTCGCCGCCGCCAAGGCCCTTTACCGGCACACGGGGCTTTCCGCCAAGGAGATCGCCACGGAGGCCCTAAGGATCGCCGCCGAGGTGGACCTCTACACCTCGGGCCAGGTGACCGTCCTCACCCTGGGGGAGGCATGA